The following coding sequences lie in one Arabidopsis thaliana chromosome 3, partial sequence genomic window:
- a CDS encoding GPI transamidase component Gpi16 subunit family protein (GPI transamidase component Gpi16 subunit family protein; FUNCTIONS IN: GPI-anchor transamidase activity; INVOLVED IN: biological_process unknown; LOCATED IN: endoplasmic reticulum; EXPRESSED IN: 24 plant structures; EXPRESSED DURING: 13 growth stages; CONTAINS InterPro DOMAIN/s: Gpi16 subunit, GPI transamidase component (InterPro:IPR007245); Has 383 Blast hits to 363 proteins in 146 species: Archae - 0; Bacteria - 0; Metazoa - 164; Fungi - 131; Plants - 68; Viruses - 0; Other Eukaryotes - 20 (source: NCBI BLink).), producing MASLLRSLILLLIVQSFLVAIAFGSKEVEEFSEALLLKPLPDRKVLAHFHFENRAPPSNSHGRHHHLFPKAISQLVQKFRVKEMELSFTQGRWNHEHWGGFDPLSSMNAKPVGVELWAVFDVPQSQVDTSWKNLTHALSGLFCASINFLESSTSYAAPTWGFGPNSDKLRYGSLPREAVCTENLTPWLKLLPCRDKDGISALMNRPSVYRGFYHSQRLHLSTVESGQEGLGSGIVLEQTLTVVLQPETTSVESNMQPSWSLSSLFGRQVVGRCVLAKSSNVYLQLEGLLGYESKNVDTEIEAHQLWKNAEFELSLKPERVIRESCSFLFIFDIDKSSDSEPFDLGLTWKRPSKWSCQQAPLHSSRFLMGSGNERGAIAILLKATESQEKLSGRDLTNGQCTIKANIFQIFPWYIKVYYHTLQIFVDQQQKTDSEVLKKINVSPSTDKVSSGMMEMMLELPCEVKSVAISIEYDKGFLHIDEYPPDANQGFDIPSALISFPDHHASLDFQEELSNSPLLSSLKEKSLVRSYTEVLLVPLTTPDFSMPYNVITITCTIFALYFGSLLNVLRRRIGEEERFLKSQAGKKTGGLKQLLSRITAKIRGRPIEAPSSSEAESSVLSSKLILKIILVAGAAAAWQYFSTDE from the exons ATGGCTAGTCTTCTTCGATCCTTAATCCTTTTGCTAATCGTGCAATCATTTTTGGTTGCGATCGCTTTCGGGTcgaaagaagttgaagaattCAGCGAGGCATTGCTCTTGAAGCCTTTACCTGATCGAAAAGTTTTAGCTCACTTCCACTTCGAGAACCGAGCTCCTCCGTCAAACTCCCATGGCCGCCATCACCATCTCTTCCCGAAAGCTATTTCTCAGTTG GTTCAGAAGTTTCGGGTCAAGGAGATGGAGTTATCTTTTACTCAGGGTCGATGGAACCATGAACATTGGGGAGGATTTGACCCTCTATCAAGTATGAATGCGAAGCCTGTTGGTGTGGAGCTGTGGGCTGTGTTTGATGTTCCTCAGTCTCAGGTTGATACTTCTTGGAAGAACTTAACTCATGCACTGTCAGGGCTTTTCTGTGCTTCCATCAATTTTCTAGAATCTTCCACTTCATATGCTGCTCCTACATGGGGATTTGGACCCAATTCTGACAAGCTGAGGTATGGTTCACTGCCACGTGAAGCTGTTTGTACTGAGAACTTGACCCCATGGCTAAAGTTACTTCCTTGTAGAGATAAGGATGGTATTTCTGCGTTAATGAATAGGCCATCTGTTTACAGAGGGTTTTATCATTCTCAGAGATTGCATTTATCCACGGTTGAATCTGGTCAAGAGGGATTGGGTTCTGGTATAGTGCTGGAGCAGACGCTTACTGTTGTTCTTCAGCCTGAGACTACTTCTGTTGAATCAAATATGCAGCCAAGTTGGTCCCTCAGCTCCCTCTTTGGGAGACAAGTTGTTGGGAGATGTGTTCTTGCAAAGTCAAGTAATGTGTATCTTCAATTGGAAGGTCTTCTTGGTTACGAATCAAAAAACGTGGATACAGAAATAGAAGCACACCAACTATGGAAGAATGCAGAGTTTGAATTGTCTCTTAAGCCAGAGAGGGTTATTCGAGAAAGCTGCagctttctttttatttttgatattgacaAATCAAGTGACAGCGAGCCATTTGATCTTGGCCTTACTTGGAAGCGTCCCTCAAAGTGGTCATGTCAACAAGCTCCATTACACTCGAGTCGGTTTTTGATGGGAAGCGGGAACGAAAGAGGTGCAATAGCCATCTTGTTAAAAGCGACAGAATCTCAGGAGAAGTTATCAGGCAGAGATCTCACTAATGGCCAATGTACAATAAAAGCAAATATCTTCCAGATTTTCCCATGGTATATTAAGGTTTATTATCATACTCTACAAATCTTTGTGGATCAACAACAGAAGACAGACAGTGAGGTCTtaaagaagatcaatgtcTCACCATCTACGGATAAGGTGTCATCTGGCatgatggagatgatgttGGAACTACCATGTGAAGTGAAATCTGTAGCCATATCAATTGAATATGATAAG GGTTTTCTGCATATAGATGAATATCCTCCTGATGCTAATCAAGGATTCGACATTCCATCGGCTTTGATAAGCTTCCCCGATCATCATGCTAGTTTAGATTTCCAAGAAGAGCTCAGCAACTCGCCCTTATTATCAAGTTTAAAG GAAAAATCCTTAGTACGCTCTTACACAGAAGTATTGCTCGTACCTTTGACAACCCCTGATTTTAGCATGCCTTACAACGTAATCACGATCACATGCACCATCTTCGCATTGTATTTTGGATCATTGCTAAATGTTCTACGTAGACGaattggtgaagaagaaaggtttcTCAAAAGCCAAG CAGGAAAGAAAACAGGTGGGCTTAAGCAGTTATTATCGAGAATCACAGCCAAGATTAGAGGGAGACCAATTGAAgcaccatcatcatcagaagctGAATCTTCGGTCTTGTCTAGTAAACTTAtcttaaaaatcatattagtTGCAGGAGCTGCTGCAGCGTGGCAATATTTTTCCACGGACGAGTAG
- a CDS encoding amino acid-ligase (unknown protein; Has 19 Blast hits to 19 proteins in 8 species: Archae - 0; Bacteria - 0; Metazoa - 0; Fungi - 0; Plants - 19; Viruses - 0; Other Eukaryotes - 0 (source: NCBI BLink).) — MAGDSGRRKIKLFCPSVSKIVEWVAWNDEKLDFRAIAAAFGLEPSTVKLNGHFISRGFDLVATCVTWQSLLTFFSARGLSTGKHEADALLVHGKLSKLGTKRARSDPLEDFACNDLGLIKTKKLKDKCSVGESLISGCNKRKLLSEDSHPLKKLKLNMDDSFGGSGSKTPLKCSFMSDNGLKRTREDDMIASASCKKIR, encoded by the exons ATGGCGGGAGACTCAGGTCGGAGGAAGATCAAACTTTTCTGTCCCTCGGTATCGAAGATTGTGGAGTGGGTTGCTTGGAACGACGAGAAACTAGACTTTAGAGCCATAGCCGCAGCGTTTGGGCTCGAACCATCAACGGTGAAGCTCAATGGTCACTTCATAAGCAGAGGTTTTGATCTAGTTGCCACTTGTGTGACGTGGCAGTCTTTGctcactttcttctctgctaGAGGCTTGTCTACTGGAAAACACGAAGCCGATGCTCTGCTAGTTCACGGCAAGCTCTCTAAACTCGGTACTAAAA GAGCACGCTCGGATCCTCTGGAGGACTTCGCCTGCAATGATCTTGGTCTAATCAAAACGAAGAAGTTGAAAGATAAGTGCTCAG TTGGAGAATCACTGATCTCTGGATGCAACAAGAGAAAGCTGTTGTCTGAAGATTCACACCCACTCAAGAAACTAAAACTCAACATGGATGATAGTTTCGGAGGGAGCGGATCTAAAACGCCATTGAAATGCAGTTTCATGAGTGATAATGGTCTGAAGAGGACAAGAGAAGATGATATGATTGCTTCTGCATCTTGTAAGAAGATAAGATGA
- a CDS encoding GPI transamidase component Gpi16 subunit family protein (GPI transamidase component Gpi16 subunit family protein; FUNCTIONS IN: GPI-anchor transamidase activity; INVOLVED IN: biological_process unknown; LOCATED IN: endoplasmic reticulum; EXPRESSED IN: 24 plant structures; EXPRESSED DURING: 13 growth stages; CONTAINS InterPro DOMAIN/s: Gpi16 subunit, GPI transamidase component (InterPro:IPR007245); Has 383 Blast hits to 363 proteins in 146 species: Archae - 0; Bacteria - 0; Metazoa - 164; Fungi - 131; Plants - 68; Viruses - 0; Other Eukaryotes - 20 (source: NCBI BLink).), which translates to MASLLRSLILLLIVQSFLVAIAFGSKEVEEFSEALLLKPLPDRKVLAHFHFENRAPPSNSHGRHHHLFPKAISQLVQKFRVKEMELSFTQGRWNHEHWGGFDPLSSMNAKPVGVELWAVFDVPQSQVDTSWKNLTHALSGLFCASINFLESSTSYAAPTWGFGPNSDKLRYGSLPREAVCTENLTPWLKLLPCRDKDGISALMNRPSVYRGFYHSQRLHLSTVESGQEGLGSGIVLEQTLTVVLQPETTSVESNMQPSWSLSSLFGRQVVGRCVLAKSSNVYLQLEGLLGYESKNVDTEIEAHQLWKNAEFELSLKPERVIRESCSFLFIFDIDKSSDSEPFDLGLTWKRPSKWSCQQAPLHSSRFLMGSGNERGAIAILLKATESQEKLSGRDLTNGQCTIKANIFQIFPWYIKVYYHTLQIFVDQQQKTDSEVLKKINVSPSTDKVSSGMMEMMLELPCEVKSVAISIEYDKGFLHIDEYPPDANQGFDIPSALISFPDHHASLDFQEELSNSPLLSSLKEKSLVRSYTEVLLVPLTTPDFSMPYNVITITCTIFALYFGSLLNVLRRRIGEEERFLKSQGKKTGGLKQLLSRITAKIRGRPIEAPSSSEAESSVLSSKLILKIILVAGAAAAWQYFSTDE; encoded by the exons ATGGCTAGTCTTCTTCGATCCTTAATCCTTTTGCTAATCGTGCAATCATTTTTGGTTGCGATCGCTTTCGGGTcgaaagaagttgaagaattCAGCGAGGCATTGCTCTTGAAGCCTTTACCTGATCGAAAAGTTTTAGCTCACTTCCACTTCGAGAACCGAGCTCCTCCGTCAAACTCCCATGGCCGCCATCACCATCTCTTCCCGAAAGCTATTTCTCAGTTG GTTCAGAAGTTTCGGGTCAAGGAGATGGAGTTATCTTTTACTCAGGGTCGATGGAACCATGAACATTGGGGAGGATTTGACCCTCTATCAAGTATGAATGCGAAGCCTGTTGGTGTGGAGCTGTGGGCTGTGTTTGATGTTCCTCAGTCTCAGGTTGATACTTCTTGGAAGAACTTAACTCATGCACTGTCAGGGCTTTTCTGTGCTTCCATCAATTTTCTAGAATCTTCCACTTCATATGCTGCTCCTACATGGGGATTTGGACCCAATTCTGACAAGCTGAGGTATGGTTCACTGCCACGTGAAGCTGTTTGTACTGAGAACTTGACCCCATGGCTAAAGTTACTTCCTTGTAGAGATAAGGATGGTATTTCTGCGTTAATGAATAGGCCATCTGTTTACAGAGGGTTTTATCATTCTCAGAGATTGCATTTATCCACGGTTGAATCTGGTCAAGAGGGATTGGGTTCTGGTATAGTGCTGGAGCAGACGCTTACTGTTGTTCTTCAGCCTGAGACTACTTCTGTTGAATCAAATATGCAGCCAAGTTGGTCCCTCAGCTCCCTCTTTGGGAGACAAGTTGTTGGGAGATGTGTTCTTGCAAAGTCAAGTAATGTGTATCTTCAATTGGAAGGTCTTCTTGGTTACGAATCAAAAAACGTGGATACAGAAATAGAAGCACACCAACTATGGAAGAATGCAGAGTTTGAATTGTCTCTTAAGCCAGAGAGGGTTATTCGAGAAAGCTGCagctttctttttatttttgatattgacaAATCAAGTGACAGCGAGCCATTTGATCTTGGCCTTACTTGGAAGCGTCCCTCAAAGTGGTCATGTCAACAAGCTCCATTACACTCGAGTCGGTTTTTGATGGGAAGCGGGAACGAAAGAGGTGCAATAGCCATCTTGTTAAAAGCGACAGAATCTCAGGAGAAGTTATCAGGCAGAGATCTCACTAATGGCCAATGTACAATAAAAGCAAATATCTTCCAGATTTTCCCATGGTATATTAAGGTTTATTATCATACTCTACAAATCTTTGTGGATCAACAACAGAAGACAGACAGTGAGGTCTtaaagaagatcaatgtcTCACCATCTACGGATAAGGTGTCATCTGGCatgatggagatgatgttGGAACTACCATGTGAAGTGAAATCTGTAGCCATATCAATTGAATATGATAAG GGTTTTCTGCATATAGATGAATATCCTCCTGATGCTAATCAAGGATTCGACATTCCATCGGCTTTGATAAGCTTCCCCGATCATCATGCTAGTTTAGATTTCCAAGAAGAGCTCAGCAACTCGCCCTTATTATCAAGTTTAAAG GAAAAATCCTTAGTACGCTCTTACACAGAAGTATTGCTCGTACCTTTGACAACCCCTGATTTTAGCATGCCTTACAACGTAATCACGATCACATGCACCATCTTCGCATTGTATTTTGGATCATTGCTAAATGTTCTACGTAGACGaattggtgaagaagaaaggtttcTCAAAAGCCAAG GAAAGAAAACAGGTGGGCTTAAGCAGTTATTATCGAGAATCACAGCCAAGATTAGAGGGAGACCAATTGAAgcaccatcatcatcagaagctGAATCTTCGGTCTTGTCTAGTAAACTTAtcttaaaaatcatattagtTGCAGGAGCTGCTGCAGCGTGGCAATATTTTTCCACGGACGAGTAG